The Candidatus Scalindua japonica genome includes the window TTTTTTATTGTTTATTTTTCTTTATAGAGAAGGGGGTGATTTTCAGTATGCCGACCGGTACAGTCAAGTGGTTTAACGATTCAAAGGGTTATGGTTTTATTTCTCAGGATGATGGTGATGATGTTTTTGTGCATCATACTTCAATCCAGGGTGAGGGTTTCAAGAGCCTTGCAGAAGGGGACAAAGTAGATTTTGAGCTTGTTAAAGACGAAAAAGGCTTTAAGGCCTCAAATGTTGTCAAATTATAAATATATTATTAAGTCCACTCATATATTTTATTGTAAAAGTTGACGAGAGAAGGCTGCATATAAAAATATAGAGTAATTGTAAATATTATTATAATGAAGACGTGAAAGCCCCCAATATCTGTTAAATGGTGTTGGGGGTTTTTTGTAAATCTTTGTGATTTTTTTATGAGGTATTTGAATGCCTGAAAATAACCAGAGAGAGACAGCATACGCTTTTAATAGCAGTGATATTATCGCGACATATGATTTGGATATGGATGTCTGGCATCCAAATCGTAAACACATGGCATCAATTGCCTGCGAAGTACTACCTTTTGATAGATATAAAAAAATACAAATTCTAGACCTTGGTGTGGGTACCGGTTATCTCACTCATAAAATAATTGAGATGTTTCCACATGCTTCTGTTGTTGCAATAGACGCTGCAGGAATGATGATCGATAAGGCAAAGATAAGGCTTAAGGCGCAATTGGGACAGATCACATTCAAAACATCAACCTTTCAGGAATTATCTGAAAAAACAAAAAATATTATTGGGTTGGATGCAGTAGTTTCTGCTTTCGCACTCCATCATTTACTGAGAGATGAAAAGCTGAAACTATTTAAATATGTTCACTCAATACTCAAACCAGATGGTTGGTTTATCAATTGTGACATTTTTAATGCCGTTAATCCTGCGAATGAAGCGCTGTATCGTCGCTTGCTATACAAAGGGACGCAAGAGAGATCCCGAAGTATGAAGAATGAGGAGAAAACTTTGGAATATATTGAGTCTGAATATACAACAAAGGAAAAAAGAGATGGTGATAATCCTCTTTCCATTACAGAAGAGACTCAACTCCTTATAAAAGCAGGATTTTCCATGGTAGATTGTTTCTGGAAAGAGTATCGGGAAGCCATATACGGAGGTAAAAAGTAATTTACTTCAGTATCGGTAACTAAACATCTTAGAAATTTATCTCACAGGCAATTACAGAAATCCGTGCCTTGGTTTTAAGCACCTTTTATTTTATTGCTTTGACGTAAAGAGGTTTTCTCTGCCTCGGGCAGGGATCACTCCTCCTTCAGAATGACATATCAATGATACTGTGCTTATTCTCGGACAAAATGTCGATGCTGGAAAGAAAATAATGAATGATATTTTTGTTGCCATAGATTTTGAAACTGCTGATCGTTGCAGAGACAGTGCCTGTGCTCTGGGCATGGTCCGGGTTGAATCTGGAAAAATCGTTCAAAAAGAGCATCGGTTTATTCGTCCACCGAGAAAGCATTTCGAATTTACCTACATACATGGAATCACATGGGATATGGTAGCTTCGGAACCGGATTTCAGGGAGTTATGGCCATCAATGAAAAGCCTGTTAAATGGCGCAGATTTTATCGCCGCGCATAATGCATCCTTTGACCGCTCCGTGTTAAACGCCTGCTGTGAAAAATCAGATATTTTGCCACCATCAATTCCGTTTGAATGTACAGTAACGTTGGCAAGGAAGGAATTTGGGATATTTCCGACAAAGTTACCGGATGTATGCCGGTATTTAGACATCCCGTTAAATCATCATGACGCTTTGTCGGATGCAAGAGCATGTGCTGAAATTGTAATTGCAGTGTCTAGTGTCAGTGAAACAGATAAACATTCATTCAAGTGAAAATTAAATGCCTTTGTACAAAGATATTTTATGGCAAAACTAAAACTGGATTTGCATGAAATATGTAAAAATGGAAAATTGATTGAAAAAGAGCTCAATCGTGTAATAGAGGAAGCCTGCAAAAAAAGGATTGCTCTCGTGGAAATCGTTCCCGGAAAAGGGAGTGGTCAGCTAAAGAAAACTGTCCTGCGCTTCCTTGAACGTCCTGACATTAAAAACCAGTATCACCGTATTAATAAGGACCGTAAAAACTTTGGAAGGGTATTTGTTCATTTTAAGCATTAATTAAATATTCGCCATTATGCGGAATGAATAACTATAGGACAGTTCCTGTTATGCTTTTATATTATCAAAACATTTATATAGCAATTAAATCCATTTTAGGGTACTATACAGTACTTGTTTTATGGTAGTTGTCATTTTTAGATTTTGTATTGCAATCTAAACATTAGTAGAAAGTTAATGCATACCCAGTATTCATTCATTACCAACACCACTCACGCTGTAAAGTGTCCACAATTATGATAATAAAAGAGAGGATAATCAGGTATATTAACCATTTTTACACACTTAATCAAGGAAGTATCCCCAATTACCGTCTTAAAGCCTTTTGTAACCTTGTAAAGAAAGATAAATAATTTATGAAATTCAGTGAACTTGGCATTCCTTCCGATATTCTAAAATCTCTTGAGACAATGGGATATGAAGATATGACCCCTGTTCAGGAGGCCGCCTATCCGATCATTTCAGATGGACATGATCTTTGTGCTCTTGCTGAAACAGGATCGGGAAAGACTGCCGCCTGTGCTATACCACTCATACAGAAAGTTGATCCTGAGCTCAACGCAATTCAGGGACTTGTAATTGTTCCGACACGTGAGTTGTGCATACAGTATGTAACAGAGATACAGAAGATTTCGAAAAAAACCAATGTTATTCCATTTGCTGTTTATGGGGGGTTCGACAAAGATATAGATATTGCCAAGCTTAAGCATGGCGTGCATATACTGGTAGCAACACCTGGTAGGCTTCTGGATTATCTGTACAGTGGAGTACTCTCATTTAAGCATGTGAAATGTGCCATTCTTGATGAAGCGGATGAGCTTCTCAAGGTAGGGTTTCTCGAAGATATTGAATTCATCATGTCATGTATCCTTCATGAGCATCAGACCCTTCTTTTCTCCGCGACTATGCCTGAAGATATTAAAACACTAGCTCATGACTGTTTGCGTGATCCCAAACATATTTCGCTTATTACAGAAAGGAAAGCACCGGAAAGTATTGATCACTATTTTACCTATCACCACCCAAAAGAGAAGCAGGCAGCTCTAGTCAAGTATCTTAATGAGGAGGATGTTAAGCAGGTGCTTATTTTCTGTAATGCCCGTCACATGGTTGATAAACTGTTCAGTTCTATCCGGAAGGATTTTGAAGATGTTGGCTATATACACGCAGGGCTCAGCCAGGACAAACGTTCTTCGGTTTTCAGGCAATTCAAAAATATGAAAATCCGGTACCTTCTTGCCAGTGATGTTGCAGGGAGAGGTCTTGACTTTTCGCATGTTTCGCATGTTGTCAACTGGAGTTTGCCGCGAGGGAAAGAACTATATACGCACCGAACGGGACGTACCGGAAGAATGGGTAAAAAGGGAAAGGCTTTGACATTTATAACCAGGCATGAGCTTTCTGATCTTCGTGAGCTGATTAACAGAAATAAAATATCTCCATACTGGCTAGGCAAAGATCCGCTCCAAAAGGGTAGCACACCTCAAGGAAGAAAAACAAGAAAAAGGCCTTTTCGTCCAAACCGTGGCATGGGAAAGAAAGTGGCTAAACCCTAAAAAGCTGAAAAAAAGAAATAGTCCTGTTGTAAAAAAGATTTGGTCGGGAGTGTGTAGTGCCAGTTTCCCAAACGGGAAAAGTATTAAGCCTGTTTGGGAAATGGGCACTGCAGCTAAGTAAATGAATAACTGGTTTTTGTATTTGATTAGATGTAAAAATGGGAGCTTGTATACAGGCATCACTATTGATGTGGAAAGAAGATTTGAAGAGCACGAGAGAAATGATAAAAAAGGATCAAAATACTTACGAGGAAAAGCCCCTTTAAAACTGGTCCTGAAAAAGAGGGTTGGAGACAAGAGTTCGGCACTGAAGGTTGAAGCAAAAGTAAAAAAACTTCCAAAAATCAAAAAAGAGTTGCTGGTAGATGGTAAGATTAAGATGCGGGAAATAAAGAAGGAAATATGAAAGTAGTCCATAAAGAGCGAAAATCCAGTGTGCTCTCTCCATCGACTCTTAAGTGTCTTGATAATATACCAACCATTAACCTTACTGCCGGATGCGCACATCTCTGCTCATATTGCTACGCTAGAGGATATTCGAATTATCCGGGAGACGGGACAATTGTATTGTACGCCAACCTGGTCGAAAAACTTGAAAATGAATTAAGCCGTAAAAGGAGACTGCCGAAATTTGTATACTTCAGCTCTTCATGTGATGCGTTTCAACCGGTAAAACAGGTTTTAGATGCTGCTTATAGTGTAATGGCTCTTTTGCTGCGGAAAGGTATTGGGGTAAGTTTTCTTACGAAAGGGCGTATCCCGGATAGATTTATTGCCTTGTTTAAATCACATAGTAATAAAGTCAATGCGCATATAGGGATGACGACTTTAAACAAACAGTTTCAAAAAAGGATTGAGCCACATGCGGCAACACCCGGTACCAGATTAAAAAATATAAGTGCTTTAGCCGAAATAGGGATACTGCCTGAAATAAGGTTCGATCCATTAATTCCCGGATTGACAGATTCTGCCGGCAATCTCGGTCCGTTGTTAAAGATTGTAGGTAAAGTGGGTATAAAAAGTGCAGGTCTTAATTATCTGTTTCTCAGGCCAATCATAAACAGAAATCTTTCTGAGGAACTAGGTCACACAAAAATCATGGAAAAAATCACTCAGGCTTTCCGCGATAAAGTTGACATGCGGCTTCTGTCCAGTAAGTCCAGGGTCAATGCCTTAAATCTGGACTTCAGGTTGAAAAAGTATGAGAGTATATCGTTATTAGCAAAACAGTACGATATAGAGACATATGTATGCGGCTACAAAAACCCTGATGTTTCAGATGATTTAACATGTAAGAATGTATGGCAGAAGTATTTTGACAAGAAGACACGTCAATATTAGGAAGGTTTGAAAACTGTCTGTCAGTGTAAGGTGGGTGTAAGCAGCCAGATTTTTCTTTAATATTTTCAGTTTATTATTGACATTAAAAACCATTATTGATATGTTAAATTTTTTTGAAAAATTCCAGAAATTTTAGAGATATCAGGAAGAGTTTTGTAATATGCTAACTGTTGAAAAGTCAAAAAATGCGTTCAGTGAGGCCCTTAAAAGTATTCCCGGCAGTGTGAACAGCCCGGTAAGGGCTTTTGGGGCAGTAGGGGGCGATCCTCTTTTTATAGAATCGGGCCATGGTTGCTATCTTAATGATATCGATGGCAATAGATATATTGATTATGTGCTTTCCTGGGGTCCGCTGATTTTAGGGCACCTTGATAAGTCTGTCGTAAAAGCTTTGAAGGAGGTCCTGAAGAAAGGTACGAGCTTTGGTGCTCCGACGGAACTGGAAACGCATCTGGCCCAGCTCGTAAAAGATGCTATGCCTTCAATCGAGAAGATCCGGATGGTTAATTCCGGAACAGAGGCGACAATGAGTGCTATTCGCCTGGCAAGGGGTTATACCAGGAGAGATATTGTTATTAAGTTTGATGGTTGTTATCACGGACACGTAGATGGCCTTCTTGTACAGGCTGGCTCGGGGGCGACTACATTAGGTGTTCCGACAAGCCCTGGTGTTCCGGAAGATTATGTAAAAAATACATTAACAATGCCTTATAATAATCTTGACATCGTAAAGGAAGTATGTCGGGAAAAGGGTGAAAGTGTTGCATGTATAATAATAGAGGCTGTTGCAGGGAATATGGGGGTTATTCCGCCCAAAAAAGGATATTTAAAGGGGTTAAGAGAAATTGCGGATAAATATGGTATTGTACTGATTTTCGATGAAGTAATGACAGGATTCAGGGTTTCTCATGGGGGAGTGCAGGCGCTGCAAAAAGTAACCCCCGATTTAACTACTCTTGGTAAAGTAATTGGAGGTGGATTGCCGGTAGGGGCATATGGCGGCAAAGCGGAGATAATGGATTGTATATCGCCAACCGGTCCAGTATATCAGGCGGGAACGTTATCAGGAAATCCGATGGCAATGGCTTCCGGCATTGCTACTCTGGAAAAGCTGAAAAAGAGGGGTGTTTATACTAAGCTGGAGAGAAACTCAAAGAGGCTGGCTGAAGGTCTGAAAAGATCTGCCGAAGAGGCAGGTATCCCAACATATCATACACGTGTTGGATCGATGATGTGTACGTTTTTCAGTGAGGGGGAAGTGACAGACTATGAGTCTGCTAAAAAATGCGATACTGAACGATATGCATCTTATTTCCATGGCATGCTGGAAAAAGGGGTATACCTCGCGCCTTCTCAGTTTGAGGCTGCTTTTATTTCAACCGTGCATAGTGAAGAGGATATTGACGCGACAATCGCTGCCAGTTGTCAAGTTATGAAGACTTTAAAGAAATGAGCGGAGAATCTGCGTATTGAATCTTGATGATTCCAGAAGCACATTTCGTGCCTTGGGGCTTACCAGTAGTTTAGGGTTTGTGATGGCCGCCTGCCTTGCGGGCGGATATTTTGGAGGGCGTTATCTGGATTCGAAGCTTGGTACAGAACCATGGCTTCTAATTGCTTCGCTTCTGCTATGCTTAACTGCAGGAGTTGTAGAAATCTGTAATGTGCTGAAGAAGGCGATTAAGGAAATTGAAGAAAAAGATAAGGAAAATTGATAATGGATTTGTATAATAAATCACAAAAACTGCTAACAGTTAAGAAGAATTTTGTAAAACAGGCATTTTACACGACGCTGTTTGTGTCGGTATTGATGATACTGATTTCTTTCCGCTACAAATCATTCGACATTACCCTTAGTCTTGCAATTGGTATTGTCATCAGTTTTTGTACATCGCTTGCATTGTGGCAATTTATAAAATATATGTTTCAGGGGCTTAATCCTGAAACATTTGCTGATATAGGGGCGCAATCTGCGAACAAGGGATCTACAACAAAGTCAATGTTGTTTGCCTTTATGGGTACCGGAAAGATACTGGTGTTGGCCTTGGTATTTTATCTTATCTTTGAATATCTACCAATTCACCTATTGGCCTTTTTTATAGGTATTTCAATAGTACAGATGGTAGTGCTTTCAATGGTCGTAAGCATGGTTTTAGTAAATTTTCTCAATAAGGCCAAACATGATGGTACCGAGTACAAAGAGAACGATTCTTCAGAACATGATGTAAGTTTAGATATTAAATCAGATTCTGTTTCGAATATTCATACTCATCAGATAGTTGAGAATGCTTTATAGTTTATTGTTTAAGAAGGAGTAAAGGTTTGACAGAAGAGACACATGGCAGTTCTAGTGGGGGTGTACCTGAGCTTCCTACATTTTTTGATTTGCTGCCTATAGATAAACATGCTGAAATATTCGGGCTTACACTTCACCAGCTGCTTCCGATTGTCATGTCAATGATGATTATTGCGTTACTTGGTATTTTTTCAATGATTGCAACGAGTAATCTGAAGAAAATACCGGGAGGAGTGCAGGCAATTCTTGAGCTTTTAGTGGAAGCACTTGACGGTTTTGTGAAATCAATTCTTGGGAAGATGTCAGATAAGTTTCTGCCTTTTGTAGGTACTCTATTCTTATATATTCTGATAATGAACCTCATAGGCCAGATTCCGTTGCTGCATTCTCCAACGACAAACTATAATACAACACTGGCGCTTACCTTACTGGTATTTGTTGCCACTCATTATTACGGACTCAAACATAACGGGCCGGTAAAATACGTTAAGCACATGATGGGAGAGCCACGTTGGATGTCTCCAATGCTGTTTCCTCTGCATATTATATCAGAGTTCTTGACACGTCCGTTATCTCTTTCAATGCGTCTTTACGGGAATTTGATGGGAGGGCATACGGTTCTCTCGATATTTATAGGACTTTCTCCTTTATTACTTGGTTTGATTCCTATACCGATACATTTCCCGTTTGTTTTATTGGATTTACTATTAGCATCACTCCAAGCCTTTATTTTCGCGTTCTTGGCTAGTTTTTATATAGCGGGCTCAATTGGAGAGAAACATTTATAATTTTTAGAGAAGGGAGATTTCGAAAATGATTTATTTTGCGTGTGTAGCAATTGCAATTGGTATGCTGGCTTTTGCCTCTTTTGGTTGTGGAATAGGCCAGGGGATTGCAGTCCATGGAGCTTCAACTTCAGTAGCAAGGCAGCCAGAGCTTTTTGGGAAGATTCAGATGCTTATGTTCATCGGTCTGGGATTTATTGAAGCGCTGGCAATCTACTCGCTTGTTCTGTCGTTTATTCTGCTCGGGAAATTGCCGGATGCAGCTTCAGTTTTAAAAGTGCTTTCACATTAATATTATTGCTAGTGTGTCAAGGTACCCCTTACAATAATTTCTAGTGTGGCGAGCCGTATTGATATGCCTTAACTATTAATACTGTTCAATTGCTGAATTAAGGTATTAATGATTTTCTGGTAAGTCATGTGTTGTGCCAGATCATAAAAATCATCTTAAGGGTTCCATCTGAACAAATTACAGAAAAGGCCTTTAAAGTTAAAAATATGTAAGGCTTTCTGCACTAGGATTATTAACATATATAAGTAATAGGTACTGACAAAAAATATTTTTGATTAATGACTTGGTCAGTAAACTAAAAGCGGTAACATGGGAGAATAAATGTGGGGAATTTATTAGAAGCATTAGGCGTTAATTTTAAAATGGTCTTCATCCAGGCAGTAGGTTTTCTGATACTATTGGTGTTGATGAAGAAATTTCTCTTCGGCAGGATTAAAGAAATAATAAAATCCAGGGCTGATGAGATAAAAGACACGTACAAGAAAAGTGAAGATGACAGGGCAGAAGCTGCAAGACTTAAGGAAGAGTATCAGCAGAAAGCGGTTAAGGCTGATGAGGCTGCTGAGGCAAAGATTCAGGCTGCAGTAGATAAGGCGAAGGACGTTGGTGGCAAAATGTTGGAAGAGGCACATCAAGCTGTCGCAGATGAAAAAGCCAAAGCCCACAAGAATATCGATATGGAAAGAAAGAAGGCGCTGGCAGAAGTCAGAAATCAGGTTGTGGATTTGACAATTCTTTCAACTTCCAGATTGATCAAACAGTCGACAAAACGTGAAACAGCAGAAAAATTAGTGGATGATGTTATTAAGGGAGTGGGGGCGCTGTCTTGATAGAAAATAGCTTAATAGAAGGTTATTCGCTGGCATTGTATGAAGTTGCTGTTAAACATGGTGATACCGGTGATATAGAAAAAGATCTTGATGGTATTAAGCAGCTACTGAGTTCGAGTAAAGAATTTCGTGATATTCTATACCATCCGGCAATTACAAAAACCGATAAAAAAGGAATTGTTGATAAGGTTCTTGTGTCTCAGTGTTCCAGTAAGTGGGTAAAGAACCTTCTCTCTGTTCTTATTGATAAGCGAAGGG containing:
- a CDS encoding Smr/MutS family protein, with the translated sequence MAKLKLDLHEICKNGKLIEKELNRVIEEACKKRIALVEIVPGKGSGQLKKTVLRFLERPDIKNQYHRINKDRKNFGRVFVHFKH
- a CDS encoding AtpZ/AtpI family protein gives rise to the protein MNLDDSRSTFRALGLTSSLGFVMAACLAGGYFGGRYLDSKLGTEPWLLIASLLLCLTAGVVEICNVLKKAIKEIEEKDKEN
- the hemL gene encoding glutamate-1-semialdehyde 2,1-aminomutase is translated as MLTVEKSKNAFSEALKSIPGSVNSPVRAFGAVGGDPLFIESGHGCYLNDIDGNRYIDYVLSWGPLILGHLDKSVVKALKEVLKKGTSFGAPTELETHLAQLVKDAMPSIEKIRMVNSGTEATMSAIRLARGYTRRDIVIKFDGCYHGHVDGLLVQAGSGATTLGVPTSPGVPEDYVKNTLTMPYNNLDIVKEVCREKGESVACIIIEAVAGNMGVIPPKKGYLKGLREIADKYGIVLIFDEVMTGFRVSHGGVQALQKVTPDLTTLGKVIGGGLPVGAYGGKAEIMDCISPTGPVYQAGTLSGNPMAMASGIATLEKLKKRGVYTKLERNSKRLAEGLKRSAEEAGIPTYHTRVGSMMCTFFSEGEVTDYESAKKCDTERYASYFHGMLEKGVYLAPSQFEAAFISTVHSEEDIDATIAASCQVMKTLKK
- a CDS encoding ATP synthase subunit I is translated as MDLYNKSQKLLTVKKNFVKQAFYTTLFVSVLMILISFRYKSFDITLSLAIGIVISFCTSLALWQFIKYMFQGLNPETFADIGAQSANKGSTTKSMLFAFMGTGKILVLALVFYLIFEYLPIHLLAFFIGISIVQMVVLSMVVSMVLVNFLNKAKHDGTEYKENDSSEHDVSLDIKSDSVSNIHTHQIVENAL
- a CDS encoding class I SAM-dependent methyltransferase; protein product: MPENNQRETAYAFNSSDIIATYDLDMDVWHPNRKHMASIACEVLPFDRYKKIQILDLGVGTGYLTHKIIEMFPHASVVAIDAAGMMIDKAKIRLKAQLGQITFKTSTFQELSEKTKNIIGLDAVVSAFALHHLLRDEKLKLFKYVHSILKPDGWFINCDIFNAVNPANEALYRRLLYKGTQERSRSMKNEEKTLEYIESEYTTKEKRDGDNPLSITEETQLLIKAGFSMVDCFWKEYREAIYGGKK
- a CDS encoding GIY-YIG nuclease family protein, which encodes MNNWFLYLIRCKNGSLYTGITIDVERRFEEHERNDKKGSKYLRGKAPLKLVLKKRVGDKSSALKVEAKVKKLPKIKKELLVDGKIKMREIKKEI
- a CDS encoding SPL family radical SAM protein; its protein translation is MKVVHKERKSSVLSPSTLKCLDNIPTINLTAGCAHLCSYCYARGYSNYPGDGTIVLYANLVEKLENELSRKRRLPKFVYFSSSCDAFQPVKQVLDAAYSVMALLLRKGIGVSFLTKGRIPDRFIALFKSHSNKVNAHIGMTTLNKQFQKRIEPHAATPGTRLKNISALAEIGILPEIRFDPLIPGLTDSAGNLGPLLKIVGKVGIKSAGLNYLFLRPIINRNLSEELGHTKIMEKITQAFRDKVDMRLLSSKSRVNALNLDFRLKKYESISLLAKQYDIETYVCGYKNPDVSDDLTCKNVWQKYFDKKTRQY
- a CDS encoding cold-shock protein, whose product is MPTGTVKWFNDSKGYGFISQDDGDDVFVHHTSIQGEGFKSLAEGDKVDFELVKDEKGFKASNVVKL
- the atpB gene encoding F0F1 ATP synthase subunit A: MTEETHGSSSGGVPELPTFFDLLPIDKHAEIFGLTLHQLLPIVMSMMIIALLGIFSMIATSNLKKIPGGVQAILELLVEALDGFVKSILGKMSDKFLPFVGTLFLYILIMNLIGQIPLLHSPTTNYNTTLALTLLVFVATHYYGLKHNGPVKYVKHMMGEPRWMSPMLFPLHIISEFLTRPLSLSMRLYGNLMGGHTVLSIFIGLSPLLLGLIPIPIHFPFVLLDLLLASLQAFIFAFLASFYIAGSIGEKHL
- the atpE gene encoding ATP synthase F0 subunit C, encoding MIYFACVAIAIGMLAFASFGCGIGQGIAVHGASTSVARQPELFGKIQMLMFIGLGFIEALAIYSLVLSFILLGKLPDAASVLKVLSH
- the atpF gene encoding F0F1 ATP synthase subunit B, encoding MGNLLEALGVNFKMVFIQAVGFLILLVLMKKFLFGRIKEIIKSRADEIKDTYKKSEDDRAEAARLKEEYQQKAVKADEAAEAKIQAAVDKAKDVGGKMLEEAHQAVADEKAKAHKNIDMERKKALAEVRNQVVDLTILSTSRLIKQSTKRETAEKLVDDVIKGVGALS
- a CDS encoding 3'-5' exonuclease, encoding MNDIFVAIDFETADRCRDSACALGMVRVESGKIVQKEHRFIRPPRKHFEFTYIHGITWDMVASEPDFRELWPSMKSLLNGADFIAAHNASFDRSVLNACCEKSDILPPSIPFECTVTLARKEFGIFPTKLPDVCRYLDIPLNHHDALSDARACAEIVIAVSSVSETDKHSFK
- a CDS encoding DEAD/DEAH box helicase; the encoded protein is MKFSELGIPSDILKSLETMGYEDMTPVQEAAYPIISDGHDLCALAETGSGKTAACAIPLIQKVDPELNAIQGLVIVPTRELCIQYVTEIQKISKKTNVIPFAVYGGFDKDIDIAKLKHGVHILVATPGRLLDYLYSGVLSFKHVKCAILDEADELLKVGFLEDIEFIMSCILHEHQTLLFSATMPEDIKTLAHDCLRDPKHISLITERKAPESIDHYFTYHHPKEKQAALVKYLNEEDVKQVLIFCNARHMVDKLFSSIRKDFEDVGYIHAGLSQDKRSSVFRQFKNMKIRYLLASDVAGRGLDFSHVSHVVNWSLPRGKELYTHRTGRTGRMGKKGKALTFITRHELSDLRELINRNKISPYWLGKDPLQKGSTPQGRKTRKRPFRPNRGMGKKVAKP